The DNA segment CCTCGCCATTCGCGGTGCCGTCGACCTCGCCTTCATCAACCCCCTCCTCGCCACCACCGGCGCCCGCCTCACGGGCACCGCGACGGTGGACGCGACGCTGCGCGGCACCGCGGCCGCGCCGCGTGCCGGCGGCACCATACGTGTCAGCGGCGGGCGGTTCGACGATGCGGTCAATGGAGTGGCTCTCGACCGCATCGAGGCCCTGATCACCGGCACCGAGCGTACGGTTACGGTAACGTCCTTCAATGCCCGCACCACCAATGGCGGCAGCGTGAGCGGACGTGGAACGGTGAACATTGACCCCTCCGCCGGCTTCCCGGGCAAGATCGATCTCGATCTTGTCAATGCAGGTGTGGTCAACAGCGACATGATGCGCCTCGTGGCTGAGGGCCGGATTGCCGTCGAAGGCGCCTTCATCAGGGATCCGCGCATCACCGGCCGCATCACGCTGCGTGCTCTCGACATCAGCATTCCCGATCGCTTCCCCGGCGGCGTGCAGGATCTGGATGTTCGCCACGTAAATGCTGGAAAACGCTTCAAGAATTCCCGGTCTGCCCAGCAGCGGGCGGACCCGGCCGTTCGCGGTGGGGGCCTCCCGCTCGATCTGGTCATCGCGGCGCCGAACAACACGGTCTTCGTGCGCGGCCTTGGCGTCGATGCGCAGCTGGGCGGTGAACTGCGCCTGTCCGGCACGAGCCGCGCGCCGGTGACGAACGGCGCGTTCGAGATGCGGCGCGGCACGTTCGAGTTCGGCTCGCGCCGGCTCACCTTCACGCGCGGACGCATCACGTTCACCGGCAATACCGACCCCGAGCTCGACTTCGTGGCCGAGACGACGGCGCAGGACATAACCGCCCGCGTCCTCATTAGTGGTCCTGCATCGCAGCCCGATATCAGCTTCACCTCGACCCCGAGCCTACCTCAGGACGAGGTACTGTCTCGCCTTCTGTTCGGCCGTTCAGCCGGCGCGCTCAATGCCAGCCAGGCGATTCAGCTCGCACAGATCGTTGCCCAGTTTTCCGGTGGCGCCGGCGTGCTGGATAATGTCCGCCGCTCGCTTGGCGTCGACAATCTGGAGCTTGGCACCGACTCGAGCGGCACCGGTGGGCAGGTGGGCATCGGCCGCCGTCTGAACGACAACATCTATCTTGGCGTGAGGCAGGGAACGTCGTCGGCGTCCAGCCGCGTGACCGTCGACATCGACGTCACGCGCAACATCAAGCTGCAGGGCGCCACCGGTTCGAATGGCTCCGCCGAGGTCGGCATCGGAGCTCAGTGGGACTACTGAGCGCCGACGTCTCGGGTCCTTCAGCTCAATCGTCTGCGCCCGTGCCGAGTCCATAACGCGGGGCGGCATGGTCGCGCGACAGACCCGGCATCATCTCCATGCGCGTGGCGACCAGCCTTTCCCAGGCGGCGGCATCGGGAAGGGACGGAATGGTGATGGTCTCGCCCATGTCGAGACCCGCCAATGCGGCGTCGACGAGTTCATCGACCTCCATCACCATCGCGGGCGGAAAAGCGGTCAGATCAACACCGGACCGGTCGAAGAACTCGGTGCGGGTCAGCCCCGGCAGCACGGCCTGGAGCCGCACCGGCCGATCCTGCAGCTCATTGCCGAGCGACTGCGTCAGCGCCAGCACATAGGCCTTGGTCGCGCTATAGGCGCCAAGCAGGGTCTCCGGCATGAGCGCGACGACAGAGGCGATGTTGATCAACGTGCCTCCCCCGAGCTGAACGAACGCGTTGACCGCGGCGACGGAAAGCTGGGTGAGCGCCACGACATTGAGCTGCACCATGGCATCGATCTTGGCGATGTCAGCACCGATCACCGGCCCCTCCGTGCCCGCGCCGGCATTGTTCAGGAGCAGGGTGATCGACGGGTCGCTTGAGATCCTCGCGGCGAGGCCTGCGACGTCCGCCGGCGTGCCGAGATCGGCGACATGCACATCGACGGCGCATCCCGGCGACGCCGCCGAAAGCTCCGCCGCGAGCGCCTCGAGCCGGGCACGATTGCGAGCGACGAGCACAAGATCGTACCCCCGCCTGGACAGTCGTTCCGCATAGGTCTTGCCGATGCCCGATGAGGCGCCGGTGACGAC comes from the Ancylobacter pratisalsi genome and includes:
- a CDS encoding SDR family NAD(P)-dependent oxidoreductase, whose translation is MTSQKLGTAVVTGASSGIGKTYAERLSRRGYDLVLVARNRARLEALAAELSAASPGCAVDVHVADLGTPADVAGLAARISSDPSITLLLNNAGAGTEGPVIGADIAKIDAMVQLNVVALTQLSVAAVNAFVQLGGGTLINIASVVALMPETLLGAYSATKAYVLALTQSLGNELQDRPVRLQAVLPGLTRTEFFDRSGVDLTAFPPAMVMEVDELVDAALAGLDMGETITIPSLPDAAAWERLVATRMEMMPGLSRDHAAPRYGLGTGADD